One window from the genome of Nisaea sediminum encodes:
- a CDS encoding 4-(cytidine 5'-diphospho)-2-C-methyl-D-erythritol kinase, which yields MADIGTRVLLAPAKVNLGLRILGRRPDGYHELVSLVAFADLFDRITVSAAPGAEDALTVAGAFVSALDSDNLVLRAISGFRSIEPGFPALRIHLEKSIPVAAGLGGGSADAAAMLRFMAGLSGRDPMGEEIRRLAASLGADVPVCLEPRNRIMRGTGIDLDAPAEDFAPQPVLLVNPGVPVPTGAVFGALAAGPVPAGVAGDETGPLDRNDLEAPACRIAPEIGTVLTFLRELPGVAAARLSGSGATCFALFETEAGRDQATRIAEAAHPDWWLHAGVIRNWASDELELPA from the coding sequence ATGGCTGATATCGGCACGCGGGTTCTGCTCGCGCCGGCAAAGGTCAATCTCGGACTTCGTATCCTCGGCCGTCGGCCCGACGGCTATCACGAGCTGGTCAGCCTCGTCGCCTTCGCCGATCTATTTGACCGCATCACGGTGTCGGCGGCCCCGGGGGCCGAAGACGCGCTGACTGTGGCCGGCGCGTTTGTCAGCGCGCTCGACAGCGACAATCTGGTTCTGCGCGCGATTTCGGGCTTTCGCAGCATCGAACCGGGCTTTCCCGCGCTCCGGATCCATCTTGAAAAGTCGATCCCCGTGGCTGCCGGGCTTGGCGGCGGCTCGGCGGATGCCGCGGCCATGCTGCGTTTTATGGCGGGTCTTTCCGGACGCGACCCGATGGGCGAAGAAATACGGCGCCTCGCGGCCTCGCTCGGCGCCGATGTGCCGGTCTGCCTCGAGCCCCGCAATCGGATCATGCGGGGCACCGGCATAGACCTCGATGCACCGGCGGAGGATTTCGCGCCGCAGCCGGTTCTGCTCGTCAATCCGGGGGTCCCGGTGCCGACCGGGGCCGTCTTCGGCGCCCTGGCCGCCGGGCCGGTTCCGGCGGGTGTGGCGGGGGACGAAACAGGTCCGCTCGATCGGAACGACCTCGAAGCCCCCGCCTGCCGCATCGCTCCGGAGATCGGAACCGTCCTGACATTTCTGAGAGAGCTTCCGGGCGTGGCGGCCGCCCGCCTGTCCGGCAGCGGGGCAACCTGTTTCGCCCTGTTCGAGACCGAGGCCGGACGCGATCAGGCAACCCGTATCGCCGAAGCGGCACATCCGGACTGGTGGCTGCATGCCGGCGTGATTCGGAACTGGGCTTCGGACGAGCTGGAACTTCCGGCCTGA
- a CDS encoding peptidoglycan-binding protein codes for MVRKPTTWSVKGIEEDVRDIARAAADREEQTIGAWIDHAIRVHGGQRPRDDRPDSEPAANVPDALPEPGLAGMGGASADVLLEIVDDELDASSNRLDNALRPMGLALLDLAERMVALERNAQAQPSIGRAPDAERELEPESDYDDDFGPEAPPLPEEEASWPAEAAAPDHGFPLPPIHDLDPGIDSFDMPLVTGEAGAGSDRAREIDRRLRALAGAVDAADTEPPPPTGDLGPTEFDLEPPSRAPAPAEPLELPMAFRGVQKSGYESHPGAAAGEIIRRPVRPRRSIRRKLALSAAAVLILATAGLYVAADHVGLGHVRAGIERDVRPAITTVAIGASHIVETLSAKLDPILNEAKTALFGGDKTEQPEPGSDQTRTKEESPASASSEFAAPEPRSEPEPAPDALSSREEPAPAPGETVPPVVAEVPSPAAEPPTTIAEPAPEPPAPAPVEIAPKPQETRPVPVPEASPAKSVTEVAPPPAPPLPASPGAAASGGRVAALPPNDAGASGSARDELAARAEAGDATAQHDLAISYLTGKNGSKDPARAAELLREAAIQGLPSAQYNLAVLYETGQGVRKDDVRALLWYHSAAEQGHPNAQYNLGVMYAEGRGIPLNFEEAARWFRAAANQGLARALYNLAVMTDEGLGVAQDKAAALDLYRAAAGAGDERAIELLAGSGDVTSEMETPLGGADGVQIVTTTPASLVAEAQGELTRLGLYDGRLDGLMGPKTRTAIRAFQKTAGIPQTGEVSPELLKRLKAATP; via the coding sequence TGCGCTCCCGGAACCCGGCCTGGCGGGAATGGGCGGGGCAAGCGCCGACGTCCTGCTCGAGATTGTCGACGACGAACTGGATGCGTCCTCCAACAGGCTGGATAATGCCCTGCGTCCGATGGGCCTTGCTCTGCTGGATCTCGCCGAACGCATGGTCGCATTGGAGCGTAATGCCCAGGCGCAGCCCAGTATCGGCCGCGCTCCGGACGCGGAGCGGGAGCTGGAGCCAGAGTCCGACTATGACGACGATTTCGGCCCCGAAGCCCCCCCGTTGCCCGAGGAAGAAGCGTCTTGGCCCGCCGAGGCCGCAGCGCCGGACCACGGTTTCCCGCTACCTCCGATCCACGATCTGGATCCGGGCATAGACAGTTTCGACATGCCGCTGGTGACCGGCGAGGCGGGCGCGGGTTCCGACCGGGCTCGGGAAATCGACCGGCGGCTTCGAGCGCTCGCGGGCGCTGTCGACGCAGCGGATACAGAGCCGCCGCCGCCGACCGGAGACCTCGGGCCGACGGAGTTCGATCTGGAGCCGCCGTCCCGCGCTCCGGCTCCGGCCGAGCCGCTCGAATTGCCGATGGCGTTCCGCGGCGTGCAGAAAAGCGGTTATGAATCCCACCCTGGCGCCGCGGCCGGAGAGATCATCCGCCGTCCGGTACGTCCACGCCGGTCGATCCGCCGAAAACTCGCGCTATCCGCCGCCGCCGTCCTGATTCTCGCCACAGCGGGCCTTTACGTCGCGGCGGATCATGTCGGCCTTGGTCATGTGCGGGCCGGGATCGAGCGCGATGTCCGCCCGGCGATCACCACGGTGGCGATCGGAGCCTCTCACATCGTGGAGACGCTCTCGGCAAAGCTGGACCCGATCCTGAACGAGGCGAAAACCGCATTGTTCGGTGGTGACAAGACCGAACAGCCGGAACCGGGCTCCGATCAGACCCGCACGAAGGAGGAATCTCCGGCTTCGGCCAGCAGCGAGTTCGCGGCACCGGAGCCGCGGTCCGAGCCCGAACCCGCGCCCGATGCCTTGTCCTCCCGGGAGGAACCCGCACCGGCCCCGGGCGAGACGGTGCCACCCGTTGTCGCAGAGGTGCCGTCGCCGGCCGCCGAACCCCCGACAACGATTGCGGAGCCGGCACCGGAGCCGCCAGCCCCCGCCCCGGTCGAGATCGCACCAAAACCACAGGAAACGCGGCCGGTTCCAGTTCCCGAAGCGTCCCCCGCGAAGTCGGTGACCGAAGTGGCGCCGCCGCCGGCGCCGCCTCTGCCCGCGTCCCCGGGCGCGGCGGCAAGTGGCGGTCGGGTTGCCGCATTGCCGCCGAATGATGCCGGCGCCTCCGGGTCGGCGCGTGACGAACTGGCGGCGCGCGCCGAAGCAGGCGATGCGACCGCGCAGCACGACCTCGCGATCAGCTATCTCACTGGTAAGAACGGCTCGAAGGATCCGGCGCGCGCGGCGGAGCTGCTGAGGGAGGCCGCGATCCAGGGACTTCCGAGCGCGCAATACAATCTCGCCGTGCTCTATGAGACAGGTCAGGGCGTCCGCAAGGACGATGTGCGGGCGCTGCTCTGGTATCACAGTGCCGCCGAGCAGGGGCACCCGAACGCGCAGTACAATCTCGGGGTCATGTATGCTGAAGGCCGCGGCATTCCGCTCAATTTTGAGGAAGCGGCCCGCTGGTTCCGGGCTGCGGCGAACCAGGGATTGGCCCGGGCCCTCTACAATCTCGCGGTGATGACGGACGAGGGTCTGGGGGTCGCGCAGGACAAGGCGGCTGCCCTGGATCTATATCGTGCTGCCGCCGGAGCCGGCGACGAACGCGCGATCGAACTTCTGGCCGGAAGCGGGGACGTGACATCGGAAATGGAGACGCCGCTCGGCGGCGCCGATGGCGTCCAGATCGTGACCACCACACCGGCCAGCCTGGTCGCGGAAGCTCAGGGCGAGCTCACCCGTCTTGGACTCTACGACGGACGTCTCGACGGGCTGATGGGGCCAAAGACGAGGACCGCCATCCGGGCCTTCCAGAAGACCGCCGGCATTCCGCAAACGGGCGAGGTCAGCCCGGAACTCCTTAAGCGCCTGAAGGCCGCGACGCCCTGA